In Zingiber officinale cultivar Zhangliang chromosome 8B, Zo_v1.1, whole genome shotgun sequence, a single genomic region encodes these proteins:
- the LOC122017113 gene encoding pescadillo homolog gives MTMAETSEEAESQTLEGSIPSPLLPSKRKPDAEFPEEGEGEPEKKLKHQKPEIASGPVPQPQDAANSEDGQNEETMADPNGAVKRKGALTAVDKGKGILVEEEEEEDDDSDGRDESSGGDSDDAVGGEEGDDSDFVDDPLAEIDLDNILPSRTRRREPPPPGSYFDPDQGGDDSDDSE, from the coding sequence ATGACCATGGCCGAGACCAGTGAAGAGGCCGAATCCCAAACCCTAGAAGGATCCATCCCCAGTCCTCTGCTTCCCTCGAAGCGCAAGCCTGATGCCGAATTCCCTGAGGAAGGAGAGGGGGAGCCGGAGAAGAAGCTGAAGCATCAGAAGCCGGAGATCGCATCTGGCCCTGTTCCGCAACCCCAAGATGCAGCCAACAGTGAAGACGGACAGAATGAGGAAACGATGGCTGACCCTAATGGGGCCGTCAAGAGGAAGGGTGCGCTAACGGCGGTGGACAAAGGGAAAGGAATACTggtggaggaagaggaggaagaggacgaCGACAGCGATGGCAGAGATGAAAGCAGCGGCGGAGATAGTGACGACGCGGTTGGAGGGGAGGAGGGTGATGACAGCGATTTCGTGGATGATCCACTGGCAGAGATCGATCTTGATAACATCCTTCCTTCGAGGACGCGTCGGCGGGAACCTCCTCCTCCAGGGTCTTATTTCGACCCCGATCAGGGTGGAGATGATAGTGATGACAGCGAATGA